Genomic segment of Siniperca chuatsi isolate FFG_IHB_CAS linkage group LG16, ASM2008510v1, whole genome shotgun sequence:
tataaacatctgaaaaaaagaattgttgtgttttcattaccttaccTTACCATTTTTTCTACATAAGGAGCGGGTCCCCCTtcatggaggccgccatgttgcactgccatgtttctacagtaacccagaatggacaaaccaaacactggctctagatagggttttgtggccaccgtagtttctcctgcatgcttggaacgggagggtgatgcgagcggtattcaaatggttgtaaactgcaatttcactgctagatgccattaaatcctacacactggacctttaggCAACACTACCCATGTCTGCATACCGTGAAGCAATGCTTTgatgaaaaactaaataaagacACCAGAAGAGGAGGCTGAGGAGTTGTGTTTCAGTAGGATTTCtcatgataaaaaaacaaaacacaagtctCATTTACATCACAAACACCTTCATGTCAGATTCTGGTCAAGCCACTAACGTTTCTGCCCCCGGCAATTCCATCAAACCATCTAATTAAAGCCTACAGAAAAGACGGCTGAACCTTGGCTCACCCCTGAAAGCATGCCATTACCAGATGAAATATTATccactttttcatgttttatggaGCAGAGACGAGAAGGTTGAGCCAATTTTAAGTCAAACCTTagataagattaaaaaaaaggaaatgcacATTTAGGattaaacattttgacttgttaaaCAGTAACGATATTGTAATGGAAGAAAACACCAATTTATTATTGGTTACACCTGTGGAAGTTTTTacgttattagttacacctgtgatATCGTCAATGTTATTTGTTAAGCCTGTGCTATCATTAGTggtattaggtacacctgtgcTCTTATTAATggtattagttacacctgtgttatTGTCAatattattagttacacctgttcCCCTTTTAATggtattagttacacctgtgttatTGTCAATATTATTAGTTATACCTGTGCTCTTATTAATGGTATTAGTTATACCTGTGTTATTGtcaatgttattagttacacctatGATCTCATTAGTGGTATTAGTTACACGTGTGCTATCATTATTAGTGTTAGTTGAACTACTTCTCTACTCTACTAATATTCTTAGTTTCACATGTGTTGTCATTAATGTTTCATCAGTGCTATCATTAGTTATTAGTTAGGCCTGTGCTATCATTAATCATTAAGTCCACATATGTTTTCCGAGTGTTGAGACTCAAACTTCTCAGGAGAGAGTGCTGCACAACCTGCTCTGCTGAATCTTGCAATTGTTAAATAACAAGAGTCAGTTGTATTCAGGTTACACTGCAAGCACTGTGTTCCAGCAGTGctatcattaatattattagtcACACTTGTTCTATCATAAATATTATTAGATAAAACTAAACTATAGCATCACTTTTGTTATCATTAATGTTGTTATACCTGTGCATAAATCTATCAGAATTTCTATATAAATTTGTGAAAACAGGTACACAATTTCAAACAATAGTGAGgtattttagtgtttgttttcatcGCCTTAGGGTACCACACGGGTGGCGTCAAACCATATGAGATGTCAACTTTCAAGCAGAAACGGGCAAACCTGGATCAATGTTAGTCTCAATGTTTGTTCAATGTGTCTTGGTGGTGAACCAGGAGGGTGAGGTTTACTGCTTCAGGCCATTTAGCTGATTGTGTAATTGGGTACTCAGCTGCAAATCAGAACGAAGTTCATTAAACTGACTTTCAACAACTTTAGCGCAGTTGTCGGAACCTTGTGCATTGTCCTACCATGGTGAATCCCACTTTagttaaatgacaaatgacaaacaggAAATTTGCCCAGATCTTATTagatttttcaccatttttaaTTTCCAGCAGTTTTTTAAACACGTCTCCTATAAATTGAATCAActtttcaccaaatttggttAATGATATGGATGAGTTCTCAATAAGTAATataggttgtttttgtttattccaTACCATTTTCAAATGATTGCATATGTTTGACAAAACCTGCCAGaacagaaatatacagtacatgcaaaaAGGAAATTTATGAGAGGAAACAAGTTCTTTTGTAAAGgcatttttgaaacatttttgttcTTCCAGAGTATGTGCTGTACATTTCCGTAGATCCAGTGGTGGGTGcgtttgttgttatttgaaCAGTATTTCAAAGCCTATCTTCACAGATAACAAACGTTAAGTCGTATCCGATTAGCTGGTACAGGAGACACTCcttactctctctgtctctgtctctctgaacaGCTGACATGTCCCGTCTTGTGCCTCTCTTTAGCACAAACAAAGCTGCTCTGAGCTCACATGtatgttcatgtttatgttatgAAGGTTTCTACTTGTGAAAAAAGCATGAAGAGCCTAAAGAGATGACCCACCAAATTAAAAGTGTATTTCCTCTGCTTCCCTGAGTTTATCTGGGAATGTATGCTTTTACTAATTAGTATATTTTTTGagcaaactgttgtttttcctcatgtATTTtcctatatctatatattttccTTATATCTTTTACTAAGAAATAGCAGGGTTGTTGCTGATTGTAACTGAGTGACATAATTTGTGTATGCATAGTTCTCTAAGCAAAACAGAAGCCAGTAGCTGCTAAGGGTGCGAATATATTATTTAAGCCTGTTATCTCAACACCAaactttaattttttgtttaatatttttttagatgAAGAATGTGTGATGTAGGTGAATGGGAAGAATGGCTACAACATTGTCATGTTTCAATATAAAATCCACTCTAATACGACACTACAACCTCAGAAATGACCATTgggtttaatcaaattaccttCTGGCAGTGTCAGAGAACTTTATCAATTGCAAGTTTGATAGGGTTCACTGTGTTAGATTGCATTGGACAAAAGTAACTCTAAACTGGTGACTCAGTGTATATAATTTATAGAAATAGGTACTGTAAACTCTAATTAAGTATGAATTATCCCTAATTTCACCTATTTGTCCACACATTGAAAGTCAaagcatgtgcatgtgtacatgtgtatttcTGCTCTCCTCATCACAGTGTTATCTCAGTTTATGTACACTGATCTGATTACAGAAACCTTGATGTCTTAATTTAAGATTGTTATGTGAAATCAGTAGTCTAGTCCTCTTTGCAACATTCCTAAGATCAGGGCCTCTAGTTTGACAGTATTATTTAGCACCAaacgttattattattatgtaccAAGAGAATAGTATTTTGTGCATTGACTACTATTTTCCATATGAATCAAATGGGGTAGGGTCCTTTAAAAGCAAAGTGTTAACAGACTACTGCAAAAAAGCGACACAATGAGAGGTATCATTtgcaatacatatttttaattaacaaagtatcaaaaacaaaagttgaCAGATCACAAAGATGGAAGTACACATTGGTAGTAGCAGTTATACCTGACAGCCTACAGTTTATTCATTTAGGCTATGATGCTCCAACAGTCGAGCAGCTACcgaaacaaaaacagccaccAGTAGAAGTAGGCACAATAGAATACATACGCATCGAACTCAGTGCCTATTAGCTATCTAGCCATCACTAGCAACGGGACAATGGACAACTTcaaccacaaaaacaacatacacaccATGAACACACGCAGACGCCTGCGTCCCTTTAACCGTGTGACTCTCAAAGTTTCCTGCTTACATAATACACATGATAAACAATATAAACCTTCTGCTCTCAAACTTCTACCatgcaaacataaaatataaaacttcaGTCCTCACTGTGAATCTTTATACAGTAATGTGCTGTTCATACATAAATTATTACTCTTCTGTTAAGAACCAATAGTGACAAACCTTTAAGATAACCTTAGATGCTATAACGCAGATAAGATGATGCTAACACGATGTTCAATGTTCAGTCTGCTTGGGGAAGGGTTGTGACTTGCTGACAATTATTCAAATACTGATAACCAGAGTTTCCCATATGACGTGTTAGCTGTAGGGTGAATTTCAATGACTGAGGAAAAAGAGcgtttcagtgtcttgctcaaagatGCATGGCTATTGATGGACACTTTGGATTGATTCGATTAGTATTTCACAAGAATATAGCCTCTTAATTCTCGTTCATTACACTCCCTCAGTTTTTGTTTGCGTAATAAACCACATTTCTCTTGAGGGATGATTTCACTCTAAAGCGAACAGgccagagagaggaaaggggagTGGAAGGAGGGAAAAATATTTGGCAGTGAGTTGAAGCCTGGATACTGATAAAGTTCACAACACACAGTATAATATAACATCATCTTGCATAACTTCAGAGTCAGGCGTGTTAAAGGACCAGCCGAAAGCTGATGCAACACTACTGATACCTAGCTAGTGATATCTAGTGAACACAACTTCCAAACCAAATGTTattcataaaatacattttaaaaaataacaatcttttttgttttgctctgtcAAGACCAAAGGAGGCATCCGGtgtttacatacagtagcacagaGTTAATGCGCAGTCAATACAATATACAAGATTTTAGGTAGAAAACAACATGTCTGAAAAATAACACTCGTACTTGTGTAGCTTCATCGTCACAGAGGATGTAAAAAGCAACAGTAGTTCTGTTTACCTTAAGAGGGAGCGCAGTGATAAATAAAGTGTACTTGtgaaattatatacagtattcaaTTTTTGGGGGACAATTTTGCTTGCCAACGAATTTCAAATTGTTAAGTAATGTAAGATATTATCTGCATATATgattatattgtaatttttactatGCTATTTTATTAAGTGCAGAATTATAAACCCTGTCTGCAAAGTACATTTCCCTTTTGTGACTGCTACTGCTATCTTGATTGACAGCAAATAACCTGTACACACACTTTTTGAGAGGTTAACTCTTAAATGGGGCaatcaaaaaaattaaaaataaaataaaaacagaacaaaaaccaTATGAAATCAACATTCTACACATAGCGTAGGTCCTGAGTGGTTAGTAGTAGCAGCAAATTTAGTAGTTCGCGTTGGATAAAGGACAAGCAGACAGGGTTGATACGGCAATGATGACATGTCATCACTTAATAAATATACAATTTTTCATACACTAAGCACAAAcaacaatgatttttttaaagtcagtgaCTTGCAGCTCAAACACACTCAATCTGTGTCTACTTTCTCTGTGGGTGAAGAGTTAAATTACGTGCTTTGATCACCTTGAAATCACGCTTTGGTACAAAAATCAGACACTAAATCACTCTCATCTATTCAAAATaccagtaaattaaaaaaaagcaactgatgtttttgttttgttttttagtgctTTAGCATCTGTCCTTGGCCCTGActgtttgtaatgttgtttgaaaaaaaaaaaaaaaacacaatgtatgTCAAGGTGCTGTCCATGGTATGTCACTTCCTATCCAATCAGCAGCTACGGTTTCAGGGAGTGGGAGGTGCTGAGGTCACTTTATGCCACTTCTAGCAGCTCTGTGGATGGTGAATGAGACTGAGGAGTCATCTGAAGGTGGCGTTCATTATACCTCATTGTCATTCTCAGGTCATAAGTCTATGTGGCGGCTCCACCTGCCTCTCGAACACTCTGCGCTACAACGATGGCAGCAGGTGGAAGCATTGCGAGTCTTAGAAAAGTGGCAAAAACACCTGGTCGCTCATAGGTGACTGGGACACTGAATGTGATCGAGGGTCAGAAATCCCGTCTACAGGTGCTACTGAAGAGATGGATGTGGACaaagaggtggaggtggtggtggaggaggaggtgaggttGTGGAGTTGAAAGGTGCTCTCCTTGATGTGCTGGATGAAGAGCTTCCTCTCATCCTCGGGCGTTTGTCCGTTTTGGGCTCGGACGATGCAGGTCGGCCGGTGCAGGTTGAGCATGTAGaccagctgctgcttctgctgcttcagctCCTCGATCTGAGCCTTCAAATCCGCGTTGACACTCTCCAGTTTCTCTGACTCctgcagaagagagagagggagaaggagaaatcACTTGTTAATGTTGTACTTTTATGTTAATTTGGATGTTAAAGCTCTGTTAGGTAAACTTCTTTGCACTTTGGGCTAAATTTAGTTTGCtgatttcacattaaaaagatGTTTAAGAGCTGAGTCTcgacacaaaaacataaagcttgcaacaaatatatttacaacTTTACGTcatcaggacaaactttactgACTCTTCCGAtttgaatctttaaaaacttcTTGATGCAATTTAGGactgtgaatttttttttgaatCAGCTAGTACACTTCTAACATAGATTTTCCTTGAGTCAGACATTTATAATCCCCAGTTATTTTTGTAGtgtgaaaatgttaaacaaaactgGGAGTTTCAATGAAAAACTTGAGACAAAAAACTTCAAGCTCAGTTATCTTTTCCAAAATTGACAGAAGTTGAAAACTACCTTCTGCAGACACTctgtcttctccttcttcttgtTGCGGCACTTGGCAGCAGCGATTTTGTtcctctctctccgtctcttccTCCTGTCGTGCTCCTGAGGTGTCACCTGAAAACCAGAGGGAAATACAAACTGTCAGTATTTCAGCCCTAAAAAAAACCTACATCATTTGGAAAACACACTTCAGAGTCAGTGGCAAAAAACACAGATGACTATATGCTGTGGTTTCCCTCTGCCTCACCTCTCTCTTGACGCCGGATTCACAGGCGAGGTACTCTGAGGCTCGGTCCGAGCTGGAGCTGGCGCCGTCGGAGCTCATGTCTGCGCTGAGCCCGTTGGAGAGCCGCTTGGTCTGGATGGCCAGCCGCAGCTCCTCTTTCACAATGGGCGTGAAATTGGTGAAGTCGTCCAGGGTGAGTGTCCCCGGCGGGGAGAGGCAGGGCACCAGGGCAGAGCAGCTGATGTCAGCCAGCGAGGGACCCGAG
This window contains:
- the atf3 gene encoding cyclic AMP-dependent transcription factor ATF-3, translated to MMLQHSGPSLADISCSALVPCLSPPGTLTLDDFTNFTPIVKEELRLAIQTKRLSNGLSADMSSDGASSSSDRASEYLACESGVKREVTPQEHDRRKRRRERNKIAAAKCRNKKKEKTECLQKESEKLESVNADLKAQIEELKQQKQQLVYMLNLHRPTCIVRAQNGQTPEDERKLFIQHIKESTFQLHNLTSSSTTTSTSLSTSISSVAPVDGISDPRSHSVSQSPMSDQVFLPLF